A window of the Juglans microcarpa x Juglans regia isolate MS1-56 chromosome 5D, Jm3101_v1.0, whole genome shotgun sequence genome harbors these coding sequences:
- the LOC121266115 gene encoding peroxidase 44-like, which translates to CLYVYQGCDASILIDSTENKQSEKDAGPNETVRGYEIIDKAKKILEDACPSTVSCADIITLATRDAVALAGGPNYTLATGRRDGLVSNAENVSLPGPRISVPAAMKVFADKGITLNEMVTLLGAHTVGVAHCFFFEDRLSDVSGSSDPPMDPTLAAKLRKTCAKSQDATAFLDQSTSFEVDNQFYKQILLKKGILQIDQELALDNSTSGIVSGFASNRIRFQQSFAKAMRKLGSVEVLVGKDGEIRKNCRAFNPAPKKQLAF; encoded by the coding sequence TGTCTTTACGTGTATCAGGGTTGTGATGCATCTATACTGATAGACTCAACCGAAAACAAACAATCGGAGAAAGATGCCGGGCCAAACGAGACCGTCCGAGGATACGAGATCATTGATAAGGCGAAGAAAATCCTAGAGGATGCATGCCCTTCAACCGTTTCTTGTGCAGACATCATTACTTTGGCAACCCGTGATGCGGTTGCCCTAGCCGGCGGGCCCAATTATACTCTGGCCACAGGAAGGCGCGATGGACTAGTCTCGAATGCCGAAAACGTCTCTTTGCCGGGACCGAGAATCTCAGTGCCTGCAGCAATGAAGGTTTTCGCCGACAAGGGGATCACCCTCAATGAAATGGTGACCCTTTTAGGTGCACACACTGTCGGAGTTGCGCATTGCTTCTTCTTTGAAGATCGGCTTTCTGATGTCTCTGGGAGTTCTGATCCTCCAATGGATCCTACTTTGGCTGCCAAGCTCAGAAAGACCTGTGCAAAGAGTCAGGATGCTACTGCATTCTTGGACCAAAGTACTTCCTTTGAAGTGGACAACCAGTTCTATAAACAAATACTTTTGAAGAAAGGTATACTGCAGATTGATCAGGAACTTGCACTGGATAACTCCACCTCTGGTATTGTTTCTGGTTTTGCATCAAACAGGATTAGATTCCAGCAGAGTTTCGCGAAAGCTATGAGAAAGCTAGGGAGCGTAGAAGTTCTTGTTGGAAAAGACGGAGAAATTCGTAAGAACTGCAGAGCTTTCAATCCGGCGCCCAAGAAACAGCTAGCCTTTTAA
- the LOC121266069 gene encoding twinkle homolog protein, chloroplastic/mitochondrial isoform X3, which produces MAVIRQCLLCRPLYQIFPFCKHLLSASITISPRSFSRAWACSLRLSTRASTSPAHVEQKGAETDGSSKVRVLTQKLEVLGINCDDFVMPGRYHRLFCPKCKGGQSMVRSLSLHIIQDGCRGFAMWRCFHTECGWAGQAFAESRASYYGVAKKVESFGRVSEESMGLEPLGAKLIAYFGERMISEKTLRRNAVMQMSSDKNVIAFTYRQNGLLVGCKYRTVGKRFWQEKGTEKRLYGLDDINDVPEIIIVEGEIDKLSLEEAGFCNCVSVPGGAPGKVSNKELPSFEKSTWWAKDPLRAAFLLGQPL; this is translated from the exons ATGGCAGTCATTCGGCAATGTCTTCTTTGCCGTCCTCTCTACCAAATCTTCCCCTTCTGCAAACACTTGCTCAGTGCCTCCATAACTATCTCTCCTAGGAGTTTTTCCCGTGCTTGGGCTTGCTCTCTCCGCCTCTCCACCAGGGCTTCCACTTCTCCAG CTCATGTGGAGCAAAAAGGAGCTGAAACTGATGGTTCTTCCAAAGTGAGGGTGTTGACACAGAAATTGGAAGTCCTTGGCATCAACTGTGATGATTTTGTTATGCCTGGACGGTACCATCGGTTGTTTTGCCCCAAG TGCAAAGGTGGGCAGTCAATGGTGAGGAGTTTATCTCTTCATATCATCCAAGATGG TTGTAGGGGTTTTGCAATGTGGAGATGTTTTCACACTGAATGTGGGTGGGCAGGCCAG GCATTTGCAGAGAGCAGAGCATCATACTATGGAGTCGCCAAAAAAGTCGAGTCCTTTGGACGAGTATCAGAGGAAAGTATGGGCTTAGAACCACTAGGTGCAAAG CTGattgcatattttggtgagcGGATGATATCTGAGAAGACATTGCGAAGAAATGCTGTTATGCAAATGTCTAGTGATAAG AATGTCATTGCTTTTACTTACAGACAAAATGGGCTGCTTGTTGGTTGCAAATACCGGACTGTGGGAAAAAGATTTTGGCAG GAGAAGGGTACAGAGAAGAGGTTGTACGGACTTGATGATATAAATGATGTGCCTGAAATCATCATT GTTGAAGGTGAAATAGATAAGCTTTCACTGGAGGAAGCTGGCTTCTGCAATTGTGTTAGTGTTCCTGGTGGTGCGCCTGGAAAGGTTTCAAATAAAGAATTACCATCTTTTGAAAAG AGTACTTGGTGGGCTAAGGATCCATTGAGGGCTGCATTTTTGCTTGGACAGCCACTCTAG
- the LOC121266069 gene encoding primase homolog protein isoform X1, protein MAVIRQCLLCRPLYQIFPFCKHLLSASITISPRSFSRAWACSLRLSTRASTSPAHVEQKGAETDGSSKVRVLTQKLEVLGINCDDFVMPGRYHRLFCPKCKGGQSMVRSLSLHIIQDGCRGFAMWRCFHTECGWAGQAFAESRASYYGVAKKVESFGRVSEESMGLEPLGAKLIAYFGERMISEKTLRRNAVMQMSSDKNVIAFTYRQNGLLVGCKYRTVGKRFWQEKGTEKRLYGLDDINDVPEIIIVEGEIDKLSLEEAGFCNCVSVPGGAPGKVSNKELPSFEKDTAYQYLWNCKEYLDKVSRIILATDGDTSGQALAKELARRLGKDRCWQVRWPKKDDHSCFKDANEVLKFMGPDALKKVIEDAMLYEP, encoded by the exons ATGGCAGTCATTCGGCAATGTCTTCTTTGCCGTCCTCTCTACCAAATCTTCCCCTTCTGCAAACACTTGCTCAGTGCCTCCATAACTATCTCTCCTAGGAGTTTTTCCCGTGCTTGGGCTTGCTCTCTCCGCCTCTCCACCAGGGCTTCCACTTCTCCAG CTCATGTGGAGCAAAAAGGAGCTGAAACTGATGGTTCTTCCAAAGTGAGGGTGTTGACACAGAAATTGGAAGTCCTTGGCATCAACTGTGATGATTTTGTTATGCCTGGACGGTACCATCGGTTGTTTTGCCCCAAG TGCAAAGGTGGGCAGTCAATGGTGAGGAGTTTATCTCTTCATATCATCCAAGATGG TTGTAGGGGTTTTGCAATGTGGAGATGTTTTCACACTGAATGTGGGTGGGCAGGCCAG GCATTTGCAGAGAGCAGAGCATCATACTATGGAGTCGCCAAAAAAGTCGAGTCCTTTGGACGAGTATCAGAGGAAAGTATGGGCTTAGAACCACTAGGTGCAAAG CTGattgcatattttggtgagcGGATGATATCTGAGAAGACATTGCGAAGAAATGCTGTTATGCAAATGTCTAGTGATAAG AATGTCATTGCTTTTACTTACAGACAAAATGGGCTGCTTGTTGGTTGCAAATACCGGACTGTGGGAAAAAGATTTTGGCAG GAGAAGGGTACAGAGAAGAGGTTGTACGGACTTGATGATATAAATGATGTGCCTGAAATCATCATT GTTGAAGGTGAAATAGATAAGCTTTCACTGGAGGAAGCTGGCTTCTGCAATTGTGTTAGTGTTCCTGGTGGTGCGCCTGGAAAGGTTTCAAATAAAGAATTACCATCTTTTGAAAAG GACACTGCCTATCAGTATCTCTGGAACTGCAAAGAGTACTTGGATAAG GTTTCTCGCATTATCCTGGCAACTGATGGCGACACATCAGGCCAAGCTTTGGCTAAAGAGCTAGCACGCCGCCTTGGAAAAGACAG ATGTTGGCAAGTACGCTGGCCAAAGAAAGATGATCACAGTTGTTTTAAAGATGCTAATGAG GTTCTGAAGTTTATGGGACCAGATGCTCTGAAGAAGGTAATTGAAGATGCAATGTTATATGAGCCATAG
- the LOC121266069 gene encoding primase homolog protein isoform X2: MAVIRQCLLCRPLYQIFPFCKHLLSASITISPRSFSRAWACSLRLSTRASTSPAHVEQKGAETDGSSKVRVLTQKLEVLGINCDDFVMPGRYHRLFCPKCKGGQSMVRSLSLHIIQDGGFAMWRCFHTECGWAGQAFAESRASYYGVAKKVESFGRVSEESMGLEPLGAKLIAYFGERMISEKTLRRNAVMQMSSDKNVIAFTYRQNGLLVGCKYRTVGKRFWQEKGTEKRLYGLDDINDVPEIIIVEGEIDKLSLEEAGFCNCVSVPGGAPGKVSNKELPSFEKDTAYQYLWNCKEYLDKVSRIILATDGDTSGQALAKELARRLGKDRCWQVRWPKKDDHSCFKDANEVLKFMGPDALKKVIEDAMLYEP; encoded by the exons ATGGCAGTCATTCGGCAATGTCTTCTTTGCCGTCCTCTCTACCAAATCTTCCCCTTCTGCAAACACTTGCTCAGTGCCTCCATAACTATCTCTCCTAGGAGTTTTTCCCGTGCTTGGGCTTGCTCTCTCCGCCTCTCCACCAGGGCTTCCACTTCTCCAG CTCATGTGGAGCAAAAAGGAGCTGAAACTGATGGTTCTTCCAAAGTGAGGGTGTTGACACAGAAATTGGAAGTCCTTGGCATCAACTGTGATGATTTTGTTATGCCTGGACGGTACCATCGGTTGTTTTGCCCCAAG TGCAAAGGTGGGCAGTCAATGGTGAGGAGTTTATCTCTTCATATCATCCAAGATGG GGGTTTTGCAATGTGGAGATGTTTTCACACTGAATGTGGGTGGGCAGGCCAG GCATTTGCAGAGAGCAGAGCATCATACTATGGAGTCGCCAAAAAAGTCGAGTCCTTTGGACGAGTATCAGAGGAAAGTATGGGCTTAGAACCACTAGGTGCAAAG CTGattgcatattttggtgagcGGATGATATCTGAGAAGACATTGCGAAGAAATGCTGTTATGCAAATGTCTAGTGATAAG AATGTCATTGCTTTTACTTACAGACAAAATGGGCTGCTTGTTGGTTGCAAATACCGGACTGTGGGAAAAAGATTTTGGCAG GAGAAGGGTACAGAGAAGAGGTTGTACGGACTTGATGATATAAATGATGTGCCTGAAATCATCATT GTTGAAGGTGAAATAGATAAGCTTTCACTGGAGGAAGCTGGCTTCTGCAATTGTGTTAGTGTTCCTGGTGGTGCGCCTGGAAAGGTTTCAAATAAAGAATTACCATCTTTTGAAAAG GACACTGCCTATCAGTATCTCTGGAACTGCAAAGAGTACTTGGATAAG GTTTCTCGCATTATCCTGGCAACTGATGGCGACACATCAGGCCAAGCTTTGGCTAAAGAGCTAGCACGCCGCCTTGGAAAAGACAG ATGTTGGCAAGTACGCTGGCCAAAGAAAGATGATCACAGTTGTTTTAAAGATGCTAATGAG GTTCTGAAGTTTATGGGACCAGATGCTCTGAAGAAGGTAATTGAAGATGCAATGTTATATGAGCCATAG
- the LOC121266069 gene encoding twinkle homolog protein, chloroplastic/mitochondrial isoform X4, with amino-acid sequence MAVIRQCLLCRPLYQIFPFCKHLLSASITISPRSFSRAWACSLRLSTRASTSPAHVEQKGAETDGSSKVRVLTQKLEVLGINCDDFVMPGRYHRLFCPKCKGGQSMVRSLSLHIIQDGCRGFAMWRCFHTECGWAGQAFAESRASYYGVAKKVESFGRVSEESMGLEPLGAKLIAYFGERMISEKTLRRNAVMQMSSDKNVIAFTYRQNGLLVGCKYRTVGKRFWQEKGTEKRLYGLDDINDVPEIIIVEGEIDKLSLEEAGFCNCVSVPGGAPGKVSNKELPSFEKLGHCLSVSLELQRVLG; translated from the exons ATGGCAGTCATTCGGCAATGTCTTCTTTGCCGTCCTCTCTACCAAATCTTCCCCTTCTGCAAACACTTGCTCAGTGCCTCCATAACTATCTCTCCTAGGAGTTTTTCCCGTGCTTGGGCTTGCTCTCTCCGCCTCTCCACCAGGGCTTCCACTTCTCCAG CTCATGTGGAGCAAAAAGGAGCTGAAACTGATGGTTCTTCCAAAGTGAGGGTGTTGACACAGAAATTGGAAGTCCTTGGCATCAACTGTGATGATTTTGTTATGCCTGGACGGTACCATCGGTTGTTTTGCCCCAAG TGCAAAGGTGGGCAGTCAATGGTGAGGAGTTTATCTCTTCATATCATCCAAGATGG TTGTAGGGGTTTTGCAATGTGGAGATGTTTTCACACTGAATGTGGGTGGGCAGGCCAG GCATTTGCAGAGAGCAGAGCATCATACTATGGAGTCGCCAAAAAAGTCGAGTCCTTTGGACGAGTATCAGAGGAAAGTATGGGCTTAGAACCACTAGGTGCAAAG CTGattgcatattttggtgagcGGATGATATCTGAGAAGACATTGCGAAGAAATGCTGTTATGCAAATGTCTAGTGATAAG AATGTCATTGCTTTTACTTACAGACAAAATGGGCTGCTTGTTGGTTGCAAATACCGGACTGTGGGAAAAAGATTTTGGCAG GAGAAGGGTACAGAGAAGAGGTTGTACGGACTTGATGATATAAATGATGTGCCTGAAATCATCATT GTTGAAGGTGAAATAGATAAGCTTTCACTGGAGGAAGCTGGCTTCTGCAATTGTGTTAGTGTTCCTGGTGGTGCGCCTGGAAAGGTTTCAAATAAAGAATTACCATCTTTTGAAAAG TTAGGACACTGCCTATCAGTATCTCTGGAACTGCAAAGAGTACTTGGATAA